CCCCGGCGGGCCTGGTGAAATGGAGCATCTGCGTTGTGTGCTGTGATCCCTGACGACGCATCATGCGTGCTCAGGTATGAATTGATGTTGGATCTTGCCGACCCGACCTGTGCAGTCAGATCCGGATTGCTCCGTGGATCGGCGTTCCAATCTTTTCGAAGTCAGTCGCCGCAGGCTACGCATCCTGTTGATGAGAGGTGCTGCGTCGTCTGATCCATCCTATCCTCTGTTTTTCATTTATTGGTTAACCCATCGCTAAATTTGCATATCCAGATATCGCATTTTTGCGTCGCAACATACAAGTCCGACCTACGTAGGCACTGCGGCTGTTGCTTTGAGCGCCGCGCGGCTCGTGCGCAGATAGCAAAAAGGGGTGGTTCGAAAACCACCCCTGATTTTGTGCCTGCACATTGGCCGCAGGGTCCTGTGAGGAGTCCGGCTTCGGTGCTTTCGCTTCAGGCCGGCTGGCGGCCTGAAGCGATGTGGAACACGTACATAAGCTAGACAGTAAGCTGTAACGGGGCAGGCGCCCTGTTACATCATGCCGCCCATGCCGCCCATGCCGCCCATGTCCGGCATGCCGCCGCCAGCCGATTCCTTCTTCGGAATTTCGGCAATCATGGCTTCGGTGGTGATCAGCAGCGAAGCAACCGAAGCTGCGTTCTGCAGAGCCGTACGAACAACCTTGACCGGGTCGACGATGCCCATGGCAATCATGTCGCCATATTCGGACGTCTGGGCATTGTAACCCCAGTTTTCTTCGTCCTTTTCAAGGATCTTGCCAACCACGATCGAAGCTTCGTCGCCTGCGTTTTCAGCAATCTGGCGAACCAGCGACTGCAGGGCACGGCGAACGATGTTGATGCCGGCTTCCTGATCCTGATTAGCACCCTTGGAGGTGATCTTCACGGAAGAACGCAGCAGCGCAGTGCCGCCGCCGGCAACGATGCCTTCCTGAACGGCAGCGCGGGTAGCGTTGAGCGCGTCGTCGACGCGATCCTTGCGTTCCTTGACTTCCGTTTCAGTTGCACCGCCGACGCGGATGATGGCAACGCCACCAGCAAGCTTGGCCAGACGTTCCTGCAGCTTTTCACGATCGTAGTCCGAAGAAGTTTCTTCGATCTGAGCCTTGATCTGTGTGATCCGGCCTTCGATTTCATTCTTCTTGCCAGCGCCATCAACGATGGTGGTGGTTTCCTTGGTGATCGACACCTTCTTGGCGCGACCCAGCATTTCAAGCGTCACGTTTTCGAGCTTGATGCCGATGTCTTCGGATATCACCTGACCGCCGGTCAGGATGGCGATGTCTTCGAGCATTGCCTTGCGGCGATCGCCGAAGCCAGGAGCCTTGACGGCAGCAATCTTCAGGCCGCCACGCAGCTTGTTGACCACGAGCGTAGCAAGAGCTTCGCCTTCAACATCTTCCGAGATGATGAGCAGCGGCTTGGAGGTCTGCACCACAGCTTCGAGCACAGGCAGCATGGCCTGAAGGTTCGACAGCTTCTTCTCATGAAGAAGGATGTAGACGTCTTCGAGTTCGGCCAAC
This DNA window, taken from Hoeflea algicola, encodes the following:
- the groL gene encoding chaperonin GroEL (60 kDa chaperone family; promotes refolding of misfolded polypeptides especially under stressful conditions; forms two stacked rings of heptamers to form a barrel-shaped 14mer; ends can be capped by GroES; misfolded proteins enter the barrel where they are refolded when GroES binds) translates to MAAKEVKFGRNAREKMLRGVDILADAVKVTLGPKGRNVIIDKSFGAPRITKDGVTVAKEIELEDKFENMGAQMVREVASKTNDIAGDGTTTATVLAQSIVREGGKAVAAGMNPMDLKRGIDMAVTEVIADLQRKATKIKTSAEVEQVGTISANGESQIGKDIAEAMQKVGNEGVITVEEAKTAESELEVVEGMQFDRGYLSPYFVTNPDKMLAELEDVYILLHEKKLSNLQAMLPVLEAVVQTSKPLLIISEDVEGEALATLVVNKLRGGLKIAAVKAPGFGDRRKAMLEDIAILTGGQVISEDIGIKLENVTLEMLGRAKKVSITKETTTIVDGAGKKNEIEGRITQIKAQIEETSSDYDREKLQERLAKLAGGVAIIRVGGATETEVKERKDRVDDALNATRAAVQEGIVAGGGTALLRSSVKITSKGANQDQEAGINIVRRALQSLVRQIAENAGDEASIVVGKILEKDEENWGYNAQTSEYGDMIAMGIVDPVKVVRTALQNAASVASLLITTEAMIAEIPKKESAGGGMPDMGGMGGMGGMM